A genomic window from Mesorhizobium sp. 131-2-1 includes:
- the trbE gene encoding conjugal transfer protein TrbE yields the protein MLNLSEYRGKADRLADHLPWAALVAPGIVLNKDGSVQRTLRFRGPDLESSTEAELIGICARANNALRRFGSGWTLFFEAERIEALGYPSSRFPDAASWLVDEERRAAFEGKVAHFESRYHLTLLSMPPPDAQARAESALVDSHHSEGERDWRQEMARFRDETDRVLDLLSGFMPEVRPLDDAETLTYLHDTISTRRHPVAVPEMPMYLDGILVDVPLTGGLEPMLGEQHLRTLTILGFPNLTRPGILDALNHQDFAYRWMTRFIPLDKTEATKTLTRLRRQWFAKRKSIVAILREVVSNEPVPLVDSDADNKALDADEALQALGGDHVGFGYLTATVTVWDEDRQAAAEKLRAVERIINGLGFTTIRESVNAVEAWLGSLPGHVYANVRQPLVHTLNLAHLMPLSSVWAGPAANEHLAGVTGREAPPLLIAETSGSTPFRLSSHVEDVGHMLIVGPTGAGKSVLLALIALQFRRYAGAQVYVFDKGNSARAATLAMGGEHHVLGSDGALAFQPLRNIGDQGRRSWAAEWIAGLIAHENVTLTPEVKEAIWSALNSLATAPAQERTLTGLSVLLQSNALKSALMPYTLDGPFGRLLDADDDRLALSDVQCFETEELMHSQSAVLPVLTYLFHRLEERFDGRPTLLMLDEAWVYLDNPLFAARIREWLKVLRKKNVSVIFATQSLADIAGSAIAPAIIESCPQRIFLPNDRAVEPQARTAYERFGLNNRQIELIARATPKRHYYLQSRCGNRLFELGLGPIALALCGASGPAAQSLIDRVLSEHGQDSFVFRFLGARGLDWAAELLQQFPQPTKEQSS from the coding sequence ATGCTGAACCTTTCGGAATATCGCGGCAAGGCCGACCGGCTTGCCGACCATCTGCCCTGGGCAGCACTGGTGGCGCCCGGCATCGTGCTCAACAAGGACGGCAGCGTTCAGCGGACTCTTCGGTTTCGCGGGCCCGATCTGGAAAGCTCGACCGAAGCCGAACTCATCGGCATCTGCGCCCGGGCCAACAATGCGCTTAGACGCTTTGGCTCCGGCTGGACATTGTTTTTCGAGGCCGAGCGCATCGAAGCGCTGGGCTATCCGTCCTCGCGTTTCCCGGACGCGGCGTCATGGCTGGTTGATGAAGAACGGCGTGCTGCCTTCGAAGGCAAGGTCGCGCATTTCGAGAGCCGCTATCACCTGACCTTGCTGTCCATGCCGCCACCGGACGCCCAGGCGCGGGCGGAAAGCGCGCTCGTCGACTCGCATCATTCAGAAGGCGAAAGAGACTGGCGCCAGGAGATGGCGCGGTTCCGTGACGAGACCGACCGTGTGCTGGATCTTCTGTCGGGCTTCATGCCCGAAGTGCGTCCGCTCGATGACGCCGAGACGCTGACATACCTGCACGACACGATCTCGACCCGCCGCCATCCGGTCGCCGTGCCGGAAATGCCAATGTATCTGGACGGCATCCTGGTCGATGTGCCGCTTACCGGCGGCTTGGAGCCGATGCTGGGTGAGCAACATCTTCGCACACTTACCATCCTCGGCTTTCCGAACCTCACCCGGCCCGGAATCCTCGATGCCCTCAATCATCAGGATTTCGCCTATCGCTGGATGACGCGCTTCATTCCGCTCGACAAGACCGAGGCCACCAAGACGCTGACCCGCTTGCGCCGGCAGTGGTTTGCCAAGCGCAAATCGATCGTCGCAATCCTGCGCGAGGTTGTAAGCAACGAACCCGTTCCGCTCGTCGACAGCGACGCCGACAATAAGGCGCTCGACGCCGATGAAGCACTTCAGGCGTTGGGCGGCGATCATGTCGGCTTCGGGTATCTCACTGCAACGGTGACGGTATGGGACGAGGATCGCCAAGCCGCCGCTGAGAAACTTCGCGCGGTCGAGCGCATCATCAATGGGCTCGGGTTCACCACCATCCGCGAAAGCGTCAATGCGGTCGAAGCCTGGCTCGGCTCGCTGCCGGGTCATGTCTATGCCAACGTTCGTCAGCCGCTCGTTCACACGCTGAACCTTGCCCATCTCATGCCGCTTTCCTCGGTGTGGGCCGGTCCTGCGGCGAACGAGCATCTGGCTGGAGTCACTGGACGAGAGGCCCCGCCGCTCCTCATCGCCGAAACCAGCGGGTCGACTCCGTTCCGGCTTTCTTCCCATGTCGAAGATGTCGGCCACATGCTGATCGTTGGACCGACCGGCGCCGGAAAATCGGTGCTGCTTGCCCTGATCGCCCTGCAGTTTCGTCGCTATGCCGGCGCGCAGGTCTATGTCTTCGACAAAGGCAATTCGGCGCGCGCGGCAACGCTCGCCATGGGTGGAGAGCATCATGTCTTGGGTTCGGACGGTGCGCTTGCCTTCCAGCCACTGCGCAATATCGGTGATCAGGGTAGGCGCAGCTGGGCAGCTGAATGGATCGCCGGCCTGATTGCCCATGAGAACGTCACCCTCACGCCGGAGGTGAAGGAGGCGATCTGGTCGGCGCTCAACAGCCTCGCCACCGCGCCGGCGCAGGAGCGCACGCTGACCGGTCTGTCGGTCCTGCTTCAGTCCAATGCACTGAAGTCCGCCTTAATGCCCTACACGCTCGACGGTCCCTTCGGCCGATTGCTCGATGCCGATGACGATCGGCTGGCCTTGTCGGATGTGCAGTGCTTCGAGACCGAGGAGCTGATGCATAGCCAAAGCGCTGTGCTGCCTGTGCTCACCTATCTCTTCCATCGCCTTGAGGAGCGGTTCGACGGGCGACCGACGCTGCTCATGCTCGATGAGGCCTGGGTCTATCTCGACAATCCGCTTTTTGCTGCCCGCATCCGCGAATGGCTGAAGGTGCTGCGAAAGAAGAACGTATCGGTGATCTTCGCCACGCAGTCGCTTGCCGACATCGCCGGCTCTGCAATAGCGCCGGCGATCATCGAGAGCTGCCCACAGCGCATTTTTCTCCCCAATGATCGTGCCGTGGAACCGCAGGCACGGACTGCCTATGAGCGCTTCGGTCTCAACAACCGGCAGATCGAACTGATCGCCCGGGCCACGCCGAAGCGGCACTACTATTTGCAGTCGCGCTGCGGCAACCGTCTCTTCGAGCTCGGGCTCGGCCCCATCGCGCTTGCACTTTGCGGCGCCTCGGGTCCAGCCGCGCAAAGCCTGATCGACAGGGTCCTGTCCGAGCACGGGCAGGACAGCTTTGTCTTTCGCTTCCTCGGCGCCCGCGGCCTCGATTGGGCGGCCGAGCTTCTCCAGCAATTCCCTCAACCAACCAAGGAGCAATCGTCATGA
- a CDS encoding VirB3 family type IV secretion system protein has protein sequence MAAGVQHIEGFEVPVHRALTEPILLGGAPRAVAILNGTVAAAIGLGLQQWIAGLVLWLGGHTLAVFAARRDPDFASVLVRHLRLRGWLAC, from the coding sequence ATGGCCGCCGGAGTGCAACATATCGAGGGCTTCGAGGTTCCCGTTCACCGGGCCTTGACTGAACCGATCCTGCTGGGCGGCGCGCCGCGGGCGGTGGCGATCCTCAACGGCACGGTGGCTGCGGCCATCGGACTAGGCTTGCAGCAATGGATTGCCGGGCTAGTGCTCTGGCTTGGCGGCCACACGCTCGCGGTCTTTGCCGCAAGGCGCGATCCCGACTTTGCCAGCGTGCTTGTCCGTCACCTTCGCCTGAGGGGATGGCTCGCATGCTGA